The Mucilaginibacter terrenus genome has a segment encoding these proteins:
- a CDS encoding DUF502 domain-containing protein, with the protein MKRFARILLNYFVKGLLIVVPLGAAFFLIYWAISTVDKSLNLSDYLWVGKDGKPMYIPGLGIVNVLVIILIAGVLVTNVITDPIKAWFNRWLNRLPLFKFLYSSIKDLTEAFVGEEKKFNEPVLVEVNEFGLKKIGFLVRKDMAKIGLPGEVAVYFPYSYSFAGQVVIISADKVKHINQSAADVMKFVISGGVSGLD; encoded by the coding sequence ATGAAAAGGTTCGCACGCATACTGCTCAATTACTTTGTTAAGGGGCTGCTTATAGTTGTGCCCCTGGGCGCGGCTTTCTTTTTGATCTACTGGGCAATCTCTACAGTGGATAAAAGTCTTAACCTGAGCGACTACCTTTGGGTGGGTAAAGATGGTAAGCCAATGTACATACCCGGTTTGGGTATTGTTAATGTATTGGTGATAATCCTTATAGCGGGTGTACTGGTTACCAATGTAATTACCGATCCCATTAAGGCATGGTTCAACCGCTGGCTTAACCGCTTGCCTTTGTTCAAGTTCTTGTATTCCTCCATTAAGGACCTTACCGAAGCATTTGTTGGCGAAGAAAAGAAATTTAACGAACCTGTGCTGGTAGAGGTGAACGAATTCGGCCTGAAGAAGATAGGCTTCCTGGTGCGGAAAGATATGGCCAAAATAGGTTTACCGGGCGAGGTAGCTGTGTACTTCCCGTACTCGTATTCTTTTGCCGGGCAAGTGGTTATTATATCTGCCGACAAGGTAAAACACATCAATCAAAGTGCCGCTGATGTAATGAAATTTGTAATTTCCGGTGGTGTTAGCGGGCTTGATTAA
- a CDS encoding LOG family protein codes for MTGDDKIRQAFENKNWQEIKVTDSWQIFKIMAEFVDGFEKLAKIGPCVSIFGSARTKTDNKYYQLAEKTAALLTERGYGVISGGGPGIMEAANKGAYEAGGKSVGLNIELPFEQFHNKYIDRDKVLEFDYFFIRKVMFMKYSQGFIILPGGFGTMDESFEAITLIQTGKIARFPIIFVGKDYWKGLFDWVESNMLNEEHNISPDDLNLYRVVDTAEEAVEHIFRFYDKYVLKPNF; via the coding sequence ATGACTGGCGACGATAAAATAAGACAAGCATTTGAGAACAAAAACTGGCAGGAGATTAAGGTTACCGACTCCTGGCAGATATTTAAGATAATGGCCGAGTTTGTAGACGGCTTTGAGAAACTGGCCAAGATTGGCCCTTGCGTATCCATCTTCGGTTCTGCACGAACTAAAACCGACAACAAATACTATCAACTGGCTGAAAAAACTGCCGCCCTGCTAACAGAGCGTGGCTATGGTGTAATATCTGGCGGCGGGCCAGGTATCATGGAGGCGGCCAACAAAGGTGCTTACGAAGCAGGCGGTAAATCTGTAGGTTTAAACATTGAGTTGCCATTTGAGCAGTTCCATAACAAATACATCGACAGGGATAAAGTACTTGAGTTCGACTACTTCTTTATCCGCAAGGTTATGTTTATGAAGTATTCGCAAGGCTTTATTATCCTGCCGGGTGGCTTTGGTACTATGGATGAATCTTTTGAAGCGATAACACTTATCCAAACCGGTAAGATAGCGCGCTTCCCAATTATATTCGTCGGAAAAGATTATTGGAAAGGCTTATTTGATTGGGTAGAAAGCAATATGCTGAATGAAGAACATAACATTAGCCCGGACGATTTGAACCTTTACCGTGTTGTAGATACTGCCGAAGAAGCCGTTGAACACATTTTCCGTTTCTACGATAAATATGTGCTGAAACCAAACTTCTAA
- a CDS encoding TCR/Tet family MFS transporter: MDSTAQTKKPAALGFIFVTLLIDITGFGIIIPVFPKLIEKLIHGDLSSAAQWSGWLLFSYSVMQFLFAPVLGNLSDKYGRRPVLLGSLLGFAIDYCFLAFAPTIWWLFVGRIIAGITGASFTTASAYIADVSPPEKRAQNFGIIGAAFGLGFIVGPVLGGILGQYSTKLPFLAAAGLALINALYGYFVLPESLDKSLRRPFEWRRANPVGSLMQLKKYPAVSGLIASLILIYLAAHAVQSTWTFFTMQRFHWTESLVGYSLGFVGVLSGLVQGLLIRVTIPKLGQKKSIIYGLLLYTIGLFLFAFASQSWMMYAILVVYCLGGIAGPALQGLISGQIPPNEQGELQGGLTSLMSVTSIVGPVMMTNLFALFTGKSAPVHFPGAPFFAGAILMLLSTILAMLSFKRARETKNVAPIDPAAH, from the coding sequence ATGGACTCTACAGCCCAAACCAAAAAACCTGCAGCCCTCGGCTTTATCTTTGTCACACTGCTAATTGATATTACCGGCTTTGGTATTATCATACCTGTGTTCCCCAAGCTTATTGAAAAATTAATACACGGCGACCTTAGCTCTGCTGCGCAATGGAGCGGCTGGCTGCTGTTTTCTTATTCGGTAATGCAGTTTTTGTTTGCACCGGTACTTGGTAACCTGAGCGACAAGTACGGCCGAAGGCCGGTATTACTTGGCTCACTGCTCGGCTTTGCTATTGACTATTGCTTCCTGGCTTTTGCACCTACTATATGGTGGCTTTTCGTAGGCCGTATAATAGCCGGGATAACAGGTGCCAGTTTCACAACCGCGTCAGCTTATATTGCAGACGTTAGTCCGCCGGAGAAAAGGGCGCAAAACTTCGGCATCATTGGTGCGGCTTTTGGGCTTGGCTTTATTGTAGGGCCGGTGTTAGGCGGTATACTTGGCCAGTATAGTACCAAGCTTCCGTTTTTAGCGGCAGCAGGATTAGCACTGATCAACGCGTTGTACGGGTATTTTGTATTACCCGAATCACTCGACAAATCACTTCGCCGCCCTTTCGAGTGGCGCAGGGCAAATCCGGTAGGTTCGCTAATGCAGCTGAAAAAATATCCTGCGGTAAGCGGCCTTATCGCCTCACTTATATTGATTTACCTTGCTGCACATGCCGTACAAAGCACGTGGACATTTTTCACCATGCAGCGGTTTCATTGGACCGAATCGCTGGTGGGTTACTCACTCGGCTTTGTTGGTGTGCTTTCCGGCTTGGTGCAAGGACTGCTCATCAGGGTAACTATACCCAAGCTGGGGCAAAAAAAGAGCATCATTTACGGCCTGTTACTTTATACAATAGGGTTATTTCTGTTCGCTTTTGCCAGCCAAAGCTGGATGATGTATGCCATACTGGTGGTTTACTGCCTGGGCGGTATTGCAGGCCCAGCATTACAAGGCCTCATCAGCGGGCAAATACCGCCAAACGAACAAGGTGAACTACAAGGCGGACTGACCAGCCTAATGAGTGTAACTTCTATCGTTGGGCCTGTTATGATGACCAACTTGTTTGCCTTATTCACAGGAAAAAGCGCGCCGGTGCATTTTCCCGGTGCTCCGTTTTTTGCTGGTGCTATATTAATGCTGTTAAGCACCATATTGGCTATGCTGAGCTTTAAACGCGCGAGAGAAACCAAAAACGTGGCGCCCATTGATCCCGCTGCACACTAA
- a CDS encoding bifunctional UDP-N-acetylmuramoyl-tripeptide:D-alanyl-D-alanine ligase/alanine racemase, translating to MQNSYPVSEVKSIINASGDIINHNSISVLLTDSRRITNPAASLFFALSDRRNGHEFIADAYASGVRNFVVKQQQAFMMPDANFLMVDNVLAALQKLAAHHRSQFNIPVIGVTGSNGKTIVKEWLYQLMCPDGNIVRNPKSYNSQIGVPLSVWQINETHTLGIFEAGISTYNEMDLLEAVIQPSIGVLTHMGTAHDEGFKSAEDKLAEKLKLFTNCSLLVHNYDVLVNVKTDLKTETRCFTWSRKFKQADLYVFSETVISGKYYLRAMYKDSEIECLIPFRNQAAVENAIVCWATMLAMDYSPADADERIERLTAVSMRLELKNGINDCSIIDDSYNSDIQSLEIALNFLSQQNQHQKKTLILSDIFQSGLSQQELYTQVAHLVKDKQVERFIGVGPSINEHKALFNVPKMHFYADTSALLRDMAKLHLRSETILIKGSRSFEFEKVSRALVQKAHETVLEINLNSLLGNLNFYRSKLNPGVKVMAMVKAFSYGSGTFELANMLQYNKVDYLAVAYTDEGIDLREGGITLPIVVLNPEPLAYDKLTAYKLEPEIYSFTLLDEFVKYAQEAEITNYPIHIKIDTGMHRLGFEDLEIETLCDLLEINKYVNVRSVFSHLVASDAEQHDLFTLKQIGIFDKACAQIEEALGYHFMRHISNTSGITRWPNAQYDMVRLGIGLYGVDAAVSPDEAGLKPIATLKTTVSQVKKLLANETVGYNRNGSLKNDGVIATVRIGYADGYLRAFGNGVGTMLVNGVLAPTVGNISMDMCMIDITEVPNIKEGDEVIVFNEQQRIEELARQIGTIPYEILTNISHRVKRVYFYE from the coding sequence ATGCAGAATTCTTACCCGGTAAGTGAGGTTAAAAGCATTATCAATGCTTCGGGAGACATCATCAACCACAACTCGATAAGCGTGTTGCTCACGGATAGCCGCAGAATTACCAACCCTGCCGCTTCGTTGTTTTTTGCTTTGAGTGACCGGCGTAATGGTCATGAGTTCATAGCGGATGCTTATGCTTCCGGCGTGCGAAACTTTGTGGTAAAGCAGCAGCAAGCCTTTATGATGCCTGACGCAAACTTCCTGATGGTGGATAATGTGCTTGCGGCACTACAAAAACTTGCCGCTCATCACCGGTCGCAGTTTAATATTCCCGTGATAGGCGTTACCGGCAGCAATGGTAAAACCATAGTGAAAGAGTGGCTGTATCAGCTTATGTGCCCTGACGGCAACATTGTTCGTAATCCTAAAAGTTATAATTCTCAAATAGGTGTACCGCTTTCTGTATGGCAGATAAACGAAACACATACGCTGGGTATCTTTGAAGCGGGTATCTCTACTTATAATGAAATGGACCTGCTGGAAGCGGTCATACAGCCTTCTATAGGTGTGCTTACGCACATGGGCACCGCGCATGACGAAGGCTTTAAGTCTGCCGAAGATAAACTTGCAGAGAAATTGAAGCTTTTTACAAACTGCAGCTTGCTTGTACATAATTACGATGTACTGGTTAATGTTAAAACTGATCTGAAAACCGAAACGCGATGCTTTACATGGAGCCGCAAGTTTAAGCAGGCAGATCTGTATGTATTTAGCGAAACAGTTATATCAGGTAAATACTACCTGAGGGCAATGTATAAAGACAGTGAAATAGAATGCCTGATCCCGTTCCGCAACCAGGCAGCGGTGGAGAATGCTATTGTATGCTGGGCAACCATGCTGGCCATGGATTACAGCCCTGCCGATGCCGACGAGCGTATAGAACGCCTTACCGCAGTAAGCATGCGATTGGAGCTGAAGAACGGCATAAATGATTGTTCTATTATAGACGACTCCTACAATTCAGATATACAATCGCTGGAAATTGCGCTTAATTTCCTTAGTCAGCAAAACCAGCATCAAAAGAAAACGCTGATCCTTTCAGATATCTTTCAGTCGGGCTTATCGCAGCAGGAGCTGTATACACAGGTAGCTCACCTTGTAAAAGACAAGCAGGTAGAACGCTTTATAGGTGTGGGGCCATCTATAAACGAGCATAAAGCCTTGTTCAACGTGCCCAAAATGCATTTTTATGCAGATACATCAGCTTTGTTGCGCGATATGGCTAAACTGCACTTGCGAAGCGAAACCATCCTCATAAAAGGATCACGGAGCTTTGAGTTTGAAAAGGTTAGCAGAGCACTCGTGCAAAAAGCCCACGAAACAGTACTGGAGATAAATCTTAACAGCCTTTTGGGCAACCTCAACTTTTATAGGTCAAAGCTGAACCCCGGTGTAAAGGTGATGGCCATGGTAAAAGCTTTTTCTTACGGCAGCGGCACGTTCGAGCTGGCCAATATGCTGCAATATAACAAGGTAGATTACCTTGCCGTTGCGTACACCGACGAAGGAATAGACTTGCGCGAAGGTGGCATTACCTTGCCCATTGTAGTGCTAAATCCTGAGCCGCTTGCTTACGATAAGCTCACAGCCTACAAGCTGGAGCCGGAGATATACAGCTTTACATTGCTTGATGAGTTTGTTAAGTACGCTCAGGAAGCAGAGATTACCAATTACCCCATCCATATAAAAATAGATACGGGAATGCACCGGCTGGGCTTTGAAGATTTAGAAATAGAGACATTATGCGACCTGCTGGAAATTAACAAATATGTGAATGTACGGTCGGTTTTCTCGCACCTGGTAGCCAGCGATGCCGAACAGCATGACCTTTTTACCTTAAAACAGATTGGCATATTTGATAAGGCTTGTGCGCAAATAGAGGAGGCGCTCGGCTATCATTTTATGAGGCACATTAGCAATACATCAGGTATTACCCGCTGGCCAAACGCGCAGTACGACATGGTACGGTTGGGCATAGGCTTGTACGGTGTAGATGCAGCAGTATCACCTGATGAAGCAGGTTTAAAACCGATTGCCACCTTAAAGACCACCGTTTCGCAGGTGAAAAAGCTGCTTGCTAATGAAACTGTGGGCTACAATCGTAATGGCAGCTTGAAGAACGACGGCGTTATTGCAACCGTTCGTATAGGGTATGCCGACGGCTATTTACGGGCTTTTGGCAATGGCGTAGGCACTATGCTGGTAAATGGTGTGCTTGCCCCAACCGTTGGCAACATCTCTATGGATATGTGTATGATAGATATCACCGAAGTCCCTAATATAAAAGAAGGAGATGAGGTGATTGTGTTTAACGAGCAGCAACGTATTGAGGAGCTTGCCCGTCAGATCGGCACCATTCCGTATGAGATACTCACCAATATTTCGCACCGGGTTAAACGGGTGTACTTTTACGAATAG
- a CDS encoding GAF domain-containing protein has protein sequence MPLRELERLAAVNRFLNLNFSKENEVQELVNLAAEVCNTPIALVTLLSEDTQHIRFKVGLDKKTTAREDAFCNHVITQDDFMMVGDASLDNRFVDNPLVTGDPNIRFYAGAPLTTQDGYTLGSLCVIDKVPNQLSDLQQKTLKALSKQVIHLLEFDVSIKLLKEQFIEAKRSEIELRSFFESSIDCHWLLGKEFELLAFNKSLERHMFSQYNKVLERGRSMADYLTPEILKEFYLNYQRALKGTAAFEQRRIDYSSRTVWWLIKYEPAFDPDGFIIGVSINATDVTTRVEHEHTVNLQNQSLREIAFIQSHELRRPVASILGLMNLLKNDERLKDIEEITLMEKAALELDEKIHLVVGYTA, from the coding sequence ATGCCTTTAAGAGAACTGGAACGGCTTGCGGCGGTAAATCGCTTTCTAAACTTAAATTTCAGCAAAGAAAATGAAGTTCAGGAACTAGTAAATCTTGCAGCAGAGGTTTGTAATACACCTATTGCCTTAGTCACGCTGCTTTCCGAAGACACTCAACATATTCGTTTTAAGGTCGGTCTCGACAAAAAAACGACCGCGAGGGAAGATGCTTTTTGTAATCACGTGATAACGCAGGATGATTTCATGATGGTTGGAGATGCCAGCCTGGATAACAGGTTTGTTGACAATCCATTGGTAACAGGCGATCCAAATATCCGGTTTTATGCAGGAGCACCTTTAACTACTCAGGATGGTTATACGCTGGGGAGCCTATGTGTAATAGACAAAGTGCCAAACCAATTAAGCGACCTGCAACAAAAAACTTTGAAAGCGCTATCCAAACAGGTGATTCACCTGCTTGAATTTGACGTAAGTATAAAGTTACTTAAAGAACAGTTTATAGAAGCTAAGCGCTCCGAAATAGAGCTGCGCTCCTTCTTCGAAAGTTCAATTGACTGTCATTGGTTGCTTGGAAAAGAATTTGAGTTGCTGGCTTTCAACAAATCTTTGGAGCGTCACATGTTCTCACAATATAATAAAGTGTTGGAGCGTGGCAGATCAATGGCAGATTACCTTACACCGGAGATACTTAAAGAATTTTATCTTAATTATCAGCGCGCGTTAAAAGGCACTGCGGCATTTGAACAACGACGAATCGATTATTCCAGCCGTACAGTTTGGTGGCTTATTAAATATGAACCCGCCTTTGATCCTGACGGTTTCATTATAGGTGTTTCTATCAATGCAACTGACGTGACAACAAGAGTCGAACATGAACATACGGTTAACCTACAGAACCAATCGCTTCGGGAAATTGCATTTATTCAATCACATGAACTCAGACGTCCTGTAGCTTCTATCCTTGGCTTAATGAACCTTTTAAAAAACGATGAACGCCTGAAAGACATTGAAGAAATAACGCTAATGGAAAAAGCAGCGCTTGAGTTGGACGAGAAGATACACCTGGTTGTGGGTTATACGGCCTAA
- a CDS encoding putative DNA modification/repair radical SAM protein — MNMDRITRKLGILADAAKYDVSCASSGSKRQNKDKGLGNASNGICHSYTEDGRCVSLLKILLTNHCIFDCAYCVSRKSNDIERAAFTVQEVVDLTINFYRRNYIEGLFLSSGIFKNADFTMERLVRVAKKLRTEHNFNGYIHLKSIPGASDELMQEAGLYADRLSVNLEMPTVAGLKLLAPDKDQKDMIKPMAYLKHAIIQNKDEKKLFKKAPMFAPAGQSTQMIIGATPENDSEVLRSANYFYRNFNLKRVYYSGYVPVLADNRLPALNTSVPMVRENRLYQADWLMRFYGFRVDEIVDNTSPHLDLEIDPKLSWAIRNMQAFPIDVNKADLQLILRVPGIGLLSAQKIVSARKFGKLNWEQLSKIGVSVNRAKYFITCNSSQFERRDLTGNNIRQFILASSQSKYLKNNQSQLSLF; from the coding sequence ATGAATATGGATAGAATTACCCGGAAGCTGGGCATTTTAGCTGATGCTGCTAAATACGATGTATCGTGTGCCAGCAGCGGGAGTAAGCGGCAAAATAAAGATAAAGGCTTGGGCAATGCCAGTAACGGCATATGTCACTCTTATACCGAGGATGGCCGTTGTGTGTCGCTGCTGAAAATATTGCTGACCAACCATTGTATTTTCGATTGTGCTTATTGCGTATCGCGCAAGAGTAATGATATAGAACGCGCCGCTTTTACCGTGCAGGAAGTGGTAGACCTCACCATAAATTTTTACCGGAGAAACTATATAGAAGGTTTGTTCCTGAGTTCGGGAATATTCAAAAATGCTGATTTTACTATGGAACGCCTGGTTCGTGTGGCAAAGAAACTCCGTACCGAACATAACTTCAATGGCTATATACACCTTAAATCAATTCCCGGCGCCAGCGATGAGTTAATGCAGGAGGCCGGTTTATACGCCGACAGATTAAGCGTAAACCTGGAGATGCCTACTGTAGCCGGGCTAAAACTACTTGCACCGGATAAGGACCAAAAGGACATGATAAAGCCTATGGCTTATCTTAAACATGCTATTATACAGAACAAGGATGAAAAAAAGCTATTTAAAAAAGCACCCATGTTTGCGCCCGCAGGCCAAAGTACGCAGATGATTATTGGTGCAACTCCCGAGAATGACAGCGAGGTGCTAAGATCTGCCAATTACTTTTACAGGAATTTTAACCTCAAAAGGGTTTATTACTCCGGCTATGTACCGGTTTTGGCAGATAATCGCTTGCCTGCGCTAAATACGTCGGTGCCGATGGTGCGGGAAAATCGTTTATACCAGGCGGACTGGCTAATGCGCTTTTACGGCTTCCGGGTAGATGAAATTGTTGATAATACTTCGCCCCACCTTGATCTGGAGATAGACCCTAAACTGAGCTGGGCCATCCGCAACATGCAGGCTTTCCCAATAGACGTAAACAAGGCCGACCTTCAGTTAATACTCCGGGTACCTGGTATAGGGCTGTTGTCTGCTCAAAAAATTGTAAGCGCGCGTAAGTTTGGTAAGTTAAATTGGGAGCAGCTGAGCAAGATAGGGGTGAGCGTAAACAGAGCCAAATACTTTATTACCTGTAACAGCAGCCAATTTGAGCGGCGCGACCTCACCGGAAACAACATCAGGCAGTTTATTTTGGCCTCATCGCAAAGCAAGTATCTTAAAAATAACCAGTCGCAGCTTAGCTTATTTTAA
- a CDS encoding regulatory protein RecX, producing MDEPKKQKITDEKVALAKAEHYCAYQERSQQEVRDKLYEWGLWTAAVENIITKLIEGNYLNEERFAKAYALGKFNQKAWGKIKIKQGLQLKRVSPPLIKKALSTIDASDYMVTLTNILEKKAPAIKEITPYKRRYKLQQYAISRGFESELILEVLKDSDL from the coding sequence ATGGACGAACCTAAAAAGCAAAAAATAACAGACGAAAAAGTTGCTTTAGCTAAAGCTGAACACTATTGTGCCTACCAGGAGCGTTCGCAACAGGAAGTGCGAGACAAGCTTTATGAATGGGGCTTGTGGACCGCCGCTGTAGAAAACATCATCACCAAGCTTATTGAAGGCAACTACCTCAACGAAGAGCGGTTTGCCAAAGCTTATGCCTTGGGTAAGTTTAATCAAAAGGCGTGGGGTAAAATCAAGATAAAACAAGGGCTGCAATTGAAGAGAGTATCTCCTCCGCTTATAAAAAAAGCGTTGTCCACTATAGATGCAAGCGACTATATGGTTACATTAACTAATATACTGGAGAAAAAGGCACCCGCTATAAAAGAGATAACCCCTTACAAACGCCGGTATAAACTGCAACAGTATGCCATAAGCCGGGGTTTTGAGAGCGAGCTAATTTTAGAAGTTTTGAAAGACAGCGACTTATAA
- a CDS encoding TIGR03915 family putative DNA repair protein, with product MPLTNLVYDGTFEGLLTAVFEVYEHKLDKVKLQKGPLEAGALFEEVKEVITDQARAQRVLKGLKQRLSSIGVQRLYAAHLADMEGEDTTLLGFIRYAFDTKDNIEEDYGNRYVMRVSGLVRMIRREKHRMEAFVRFQKLQDGTFYSAIEPDFNVLPLLIRHFKSRYADQKWMIYDLKRRYGIYYDLHDTEFITMDFSEANYPANVSAAFTEDETLYQDLWKTYFTNVNIKSRKNTKLHLRHIPKRYWKHLTEKI from the coding sequence ATGCCTTTAACCAATTTAGTTTACGACGGAACGTTTGAAGGTTTGCTCACCGCAGTGTTTGAAGTTTACGAACATAAGTTAGATAAGGTGAAGCTGCAAAAAGGGCCCCTTGAAGCCGGCGCTTTGTTTGAGGAGGTTAAAGAGGTAATTACAGACCAGGCAAGGGCGCAAAGGGTATTAAAAGGGCTTAAACAACGCCTGTCGTCTATTGGTGTGCAGCGGCTTTACGCAGCGCATTTGGCCGATATGGAGGGAGAGGACACTACATTATTAGGGTTTATACGATATGCCTTCGATACAAAGGATAATATTGAGGAAGATTACGGAAATCGGTATGTGATGCGCGTGTCAGGACTGGTACGAATGATAAGGCGCGAAAAGCACAGGATGGAAGCTTTTGTTCGTTTTCAGAAGTTGCAGGACGGGACGTTCTACAGTGCCATCGAGCCGGATTTTAATGTGCTGCCGCTGCTCATCAGGCATTTTAAAAGCCGCTACGCCGATCAGAAATGGATGATTTACGACCTTAAGCGCCGTTATGGAATCTATTATGATCTGCACGATACCGAATTTATAACCATGGATTTTTCGGAGGCAAATTATCCGGCCAATGTTTCAGCAGCGTTCACAGAAGATGAGACCTTATATCAGGACCTTTGGAAAACGTATTTTACTAATGTAAACATCAAATCACGCAAAAATACTAAGCTTCACCTGCGTCATATTCCCAAAAGGTATTGGAAACATTTGACAGAAAAAATCTGA
- a CDS encoding TCR/Tet family MFS transporter: MADNQEKPQKRHGALGFIFVTVLIDTMGLGIIIPILPTLLEQLGHVGVSMASQYSGYLTFTYATMQFVCAPILGNLSDRYGRRPVLLISLLGFGIDYLFMGFAPSILWLFVGRFIAGVAGASTTTATAYISDVSSGDKRAANFGLVGAATGLGFILGIGLGGFLGGVFIRLPFFVAAGLAFINAIYGFFVLPESLDKENRRKFDIKRANPIGSLARLRHYSTAVSTLITAYTIVYIGQKAVESVLPFYVVEKFKWSETSIGALGIFLGLLIVGVQGGLVRWTIPKFGLRKNIMAGIAFYGIGLILISFNNTAWLMYVFMIPYCIGGIGGTALQGFISEHVSNKEQGELQGALTSLVSVTTIVGPLMMTSIFHHFTAKSSPYYFPGAPFLLGAVMMAVSILLTIRSFKKKEAILLPKEVNQAR, from the coding sequence ATGGCAGATAATCAGGAGAAGCCGCAAAAGCGGCACGGTGCGCTGGGATTTATTTTTGTAACGGTACTTATTGATACCATGGGGCTTGGCATTATCATCCCCATCCTCCCTACCCTTTTAGAGCAATTAGGGCATGTTGGCGTGAGTATGGCGAGCCAGTACAGCGGCTACCTTACATTTACGTATGCCACCATGCAGTTTGTTTGCGCGCCTATATTAGGCAACTTAAGCGACAGATACGGAAGGCGGCCGGTATTGCTTATTTCCCTGCTGGGCTTTGGTATAGATTACCTTTTCATGGGGTTTGCCCCATCTATACTCTGGCTGTTTGTAGGCCGCTTTATAGCCGGTGTAGCAGGTGCAAGTACTACCACTGCTACCGCCTATATATCTGATGTGAGCAGCGGTGATAAACGAGCCGCTAATTTTGGACTTGTTGGTGCAGCCACCGGCTTGGGCTTTATATTAGGCATTGGCCTGGGTGGTTTCCTTGGTGGAGTTTTCATCAGGCTGCCATTCTTCGTAGCGGCCGGCCTGGCGTTTATTAACGCCATTTACGGCTTTTTTGTACTCCCGGAATCACTTGATAAAGAGAACCGCCGTAAGTTTGATATAAAGCGCGCCAACCCTATCGGATCATTAGCGCGGTTACGTCATTATTCAACAGCAGTAAGCACACTTATTACAGCTTATACCATTGTTTACATTGGCCAAAAAGCAGTAGAAAGCGTACTGCCTTTTTACGTTGTAGAGAAGTTTAAATGGTCTGAAACCAGCATTGGCGCGCTTGGTATTTTCCTGGGATTGCTCATTGTCGGCGTACAGGGGGGCTTGGTGCGCTGGACCATACCCAAATTTGGCCTGCGCAAAAACATCATGGCGGGTATCGCATTTTACGGCATAGGGTTGATATTGATATCATTTAACAATACCGCATGGCTCATGTATGTGTTTATGATTCCTTATTGTATAGGCGGTATTGGCGGCACAGCTTTGCAGGGCTTTATATCAGAACATGTTTCTAATAAGGAGCAAGGTGAGCTGCAAGGAGCGTTAACAAGCCTGGTAAGTGTCACTACAATTGTAGGTCCTTTAATGATGACTTCTATATTCCACCACTTTACAGCTAAAAGTTCGCCCTATTACTTTCCGGGTGCACCTTTCCTGTTGGGTGCTGTTATGATGGCGGTAAGCATATTGCTCACCATCCGAAGTTTTAAAAAGAAAGAAGCTATTCTGCTGCCTAAAGAAGTTAATCAAGCCCGCTAA